The DNA sequence TAAATATTCACCTAACTACTTACTCCCATTTTTGCAGGAAGGTACTGCGTGTCTTCTAATTAGGAACCATAGAGCAAGGCAACTTATAGAGCTactgaacttatcaaaagaaaaacgGTTTATAGACTTAATGAACCCTATAATAGGATGTGTGAATTTCCATTATCATTATTAGTCACCAATAAGATATTCTTCTCTAAGCGAGACCTCATAACTCTAATGCTTCAGTAATTTACTTCAACTCGTGTTAAATAGTTTGaactgaaaaacaaataaaggaaATGGCACAAAATTCATGAGGGTTCttgctaaattttttataaagccATAATCAACCATTCCTTAAGTGTTCACATAAAGCCCTCTCACCTAACTTAAGTGccagaatataatatttgacgtacttgtaaaaaaaatttcataaattattaaacttggtATGATAAAAGATATCATCATAAGAGGGCTAACATGTTTTAACCCATCTCTCACAAGAGTGCCCTCACTCCAATTGAATTCTCAaaactttgaaattttttttttttttttttatataagtaaaattccGCAAGCTTCTAGCAAGCACAAACCAAGCTATCAAGAATAAAAGTTCTATTCTACAAGGTCAGAGCTTACTTCTGACATTTTGAACCCCAATTGCAACAATCTGTCTCCTCAAAGCAGGAAAGTGCTACCAAATGCAAAAATACAACTGAAAAATGAGAATGAACATGGCATAGAGCCATATCCAAGATAGTTATTTGAATACCCATCTTAACTTTCCAGTTTCAAAACCAAATCTCTGGTCCCTTCCCTCTCAATTAGTATAAGCTTGGAGATACAAACACTAATACGAAGACCCAATCAAACTAATTACACTGTATAACCGATCATTAACATAATCCCCAATATTAAAAAGCCCAGATATCAACACAGATCGCATTAGCTACaacagaaaatttaaaataaatcacaGCAATTGAGAAGATAAAATCGAGCTATGCACACAAGCGTACATAATATACCAATTAAATggaaaagaagaacaaaaaccTTCGCAATACATCacaagaaattcaaattttgcaTAAGCAGTCTTGAAACATGCTTcaaacagaaaacaaaagagttttgaTAAAATTGGGAGCCCCAAATGCAGGGTACCAAGGGTTTCAGAAGCAGGTAAATTTAaacgagaaaaataaaaaccctagGCGGATCAAGCCGAGGAGGTAGAAAAGGGAAAAATGGCTGACCTGGATACAGCGAATATAGCGTTAACTGAGAGGAACCGAAGAGGAGAGCTGTATTTGTTAGTTCGTTCGTTCGTTCGTTCGTTCCTTcaatccctctctttctctttctatctctctctttcttctggAAAGCACAGATTTCGCCAATTCTCAGctggtttttttattctttctttctgactcttactttattttttgtaaaaagaataaaaaaaatgattttatacaataatattaataatgatgatgatgagatgataaatctcATCATTTTAGGGGTGCAGTGGGGCATTCTCGTCATTacgtatttaataaaaaatcaagctCGCGGATTGACATTTGACTGGGTATTTCgggtattttcattttcattaggTAGCCGCCAGAGAGGCCGTTTacccaattttttctttttcttttattggtgGGGATTGGAACGGGGGGTCGTTAGACCCGTTACGCTTTCCACGACTTGGATaaatacgtttttttttttttttacctatttttctatacatacatactatatatttatatatttttaaataaatatataattgtaaaagcCTAGTCTTGTCTcatatgaataatatattttcatgactttctaacGCAATTGAATAGTACCTTTTGAATTTCTAAGATTAATCTCgacccactattttttttttttttttttatcaataagcAAGAATCTCTACCCACtaaaaattaagcaaatttcttaaatattctcTACCCACtaaaaattaagcaaatttcttaaatattccCAAACAAAATCTTGATcaggaattttttttcaattaagcaTATTGTCACACTGAAGTCTTATTGCTATTAAttttacgattttttttttttttttggaaaaggGAATAGAAAGTCCGGATTTTTaaaggctcgtttggatagtgagatgagattattttagataaattgaataaaatattattagaatattatttttaatattattattattttgagatttgaaaattttgaatttatttattattttttatataataatttaaaaagattataataataagatgagatgagataaaactatCCAGGCTTCAGACAtttcaaaatggaaaattcaTACACTAACGAACACTTTCGGACTTTATGCGTTTGAAAATCCACTTTGACCAAAACCAAAAGGATTCTTTCCCTATGCTAACAAAACGTGGAAAGTGAGGAAGTTCTCGGAATCTCTCTTCAGGAGCCACCATTCATCATGGTCTGCTTACAATTATACTGTCAGCAGAATTTTCgtgcttgtttttattttcatagtCCCAGCAAGTACAGTCTTCTGGGTTTGACTTGGCTGCATCTATCTCATTTAACAAGGGAAATAGaaggaataaagaaagaaaggagtCATTCTTACCATACACAGGGTTTAATGGCTGTAAAAGCCAGAGTCTATGATCTGATTCATAAAGGTAAACCGCAATCATGATTCACGAAACTAAAATGATAGAAGAAGCACATGGAATTTTGCTTTATTAAGCAACCTTTTGTTTCGCTCGAATTTTACAGCACTGCATCAACAATTAAAAACGTTTACAAGCATATCCAATGCCTGTGTTCATATACCTCCCTGTCCAGATTTAGTTCCAGATTTAGTGAACAAGGAATTACAAAAGAATGACAATTTCCAGGGTAACAAGAATCTCAGTCAGTCCAGATGCCATGGTTGCAGAATTCAGTCATTGTGTGAGTCAAAGATCCTGACAGCAATGTAATTCAGCATAAATCACCACCAAATGTAGCTCCTAATGGTTTATATCGGCTGGAGTTCTTGCTCTGGAACTGCTGCATTGACAGGCTTGTACGCAGTAAGCTTTTGTTGTCTGTTTCTATAAATAAACCACATTCCAGAGGCTGATAATCCGATCAGTAATGTACCGATAATGGCTATAAGTACAATCGGATAGTTTTGCTGCCACCATGTCCtgcataaaaaaaactaaaaattaataaataaaaagaagactGCATAATGCCAACTCAGAAAAGCTTTTGGTATGCAGGGGAGGATATACCCAAGATAGGTAACTGtcattaacaaataaaaaggtTTGCAAGATGGGTGCACTGAATATCTGTGTTGATATGCCTTGAAATtgcaaaataaacccaaactccACCATGCATGGACCACGCAGAGTGGAGGCCTTTCGTCTTAATCAGGTACCTCACCCTACTTTTCCTCATACAGGGGCAGTGCTCACATGCTCCAAGACTCAAATAACATAATAATCACTTTGGCTTTTTCGTcacaatttgttttttagttatttagttttatttaaagGGCCATATTTAGATTTTAGGAACTCTTAAGTGGTTATATTTGAGAATTTAGGGACCatgttaaagtttttttttataagtgaccATGTTAAAGTAAAACCAATTTAAAGAGACTAACTCAGATTGCCGATACTCATATATTAAGCTTCATCCAAATGCTGAGCCAAGGAGCCCAAGAAGTAAAAACGTAATGCTATCTTGAGCAATaagtgaataatatatataccgtTTTGCCAGAGGTTCAATGCTCCATCGAACCAACTTATAACTTCCAAAGGTCCCAGGAAGCTCCACTTGATGTTCAGCAAATCGGGCAATCATATTCTGTGACAagcacaatattttaaaatgatcaCAATCTTTTGCACTGAGAGTAGTTGCAATTTATATTTGCAAACTTACCATAGCTGTGGCATTAGAAATGTAGTTACTGGAGTCTGCTGGAAAGATGGCCCATCTAATGAGGGAATCATTTCCATTGGGagtaaaattcaataaatggaCCTGACATCATGTATTCAAGATTATTGGCACCCTAGATGAGCTTTCACTTAGAAAGATCAATTGATAAAcggaaatatttattaattacaaaGCTAGATTGAAGTaaacttttttcttcattcCAATGTGGCATTTGTCTAACCTGAGAGGGATTAACTTCCAAGTCATCAGCTATGAACTTAGCCAGTTCTGTAATATGATGCTCAAGATCTGAGTAGCTGACGTTGAATATGATATCAAATGTTATTTCTCCAATTTGGAGTTCCCCTGGTCATCAAAGAGAACAAAAGAATCTAATGAGTGTCTCAACGCagctcaaatatataatatatatttgataagtatgaaaataaaataatacttacGTCAAAAGGAGGCAAAGTGACTTGCATAAATAGATCATAGGCTCGGATATAAAAGTtacattattttgaaataacatTACAGGTAGCAAAAAGCAAACATAGTAACTACCATGGAATTCAAGAAATCTTAGTCTTAGAAGCCCCATCTGCCGCAGACAGTAAATTCCAGTCTTGCAATCAATCTCTCTTTTATGAACTTTCTACTAGCTTAAACATCAACTTAATTATTTGATTGTAGTGAAAGGACCTGTTAAGCTATGCCACTCGATGCTGAATGTGATTGTAAAGCAATCAAGCCATGTACAGCAATGCTAATCTTAGATGGTTTCctcataatatttcttcaatgtggTTGTTTGAACATGAAATCCGTGTCATATCAGCAGGAAAAAAACATAAGTCAAACCCCACCATCTGAAGATACAGGTGATGGCATAGTATAGCATTAAGAGATACTTGAACTTTTGAAAGCCTGTAGATTAATGTACCTGGAAGCACATAATGTGGTGCTTTAGTGGGAGCTAATGTAGGTGGGATTTCTGCCGTTGAATTCTTTCCATTTGGAGCTGAAGGCATTGGTGGAGGGGCACCAGATTTGTGAAGTCTTTCCCATAACTCTGAACAATTGGTTTTCCAGAAACCAATCTTTGAATGTTCACGATCATATGTAACAAGAGTATTGCGGACAACGATACCTATTACAACggataataaaatgaatgaaaaaaaaccCTTAGCaaggctttaaaaaaaaaaaaaaaagaagcttattAAAGCATAATATACCTCCTAAAAGTGTGGTTGGATCCTTTCCATTCTGAAAAACCCCCAGGCAATATGCACCATGTTCCTTTGAGTGCTTCATAAAATTGATGTCACATAAACCAGAAAAAAGAATAATCagtatatagaaaaataacCAATGGCGTACACAAGTCCATTACTTGATCTAAAAACTTGATCTAAAAAGAATTCATTCTGTCAGAAATTATTTCAACAAGACGTACACAAGTCCATTACTTACACGAAACAAGTAATTTTCAGGTGATAGTGACAGCTTTTGCCCGTTGCTAAATACCATGTCAACAGCTGGAAAGGTTTTTGATAGTTCCAAGACATCACTGAATACAAAATGATATATAAGGTCAGTGGCACCAGAAAGTAACTCATTTATGTTATCAAAGTCTTCAGTTATGCTAAAGGCAATACCTCCCAGCACCAGAAAagcatatatcattataatttggATCAGGACCACGAATCTTCTGCAAGGAATGAAGTTCCTTCATAATCTACATGCACATATAAACAAGATCAGAAACATTTAAAGGTCTTAGAAAgacaaaaattaatatgtaaaataaaagatgaaagcCACGGACAGTTTGATCTCGAACATAAATACATACTTTTCTCACAAAGTAAAATGACTACAGCAAAATAACTACTAACAGGGGGTAAAAagtaaaactaattttaaaaaagccTGCTCAGCCAACCAATTCATGGTTTGACGTATGTTGCAATCAGATTCAGAGTAGTCTTTGTACCCTTTGTCTAAATGAATCAACCACAATTTTGCCAAATTGGAGGTACCTAAAATGAACAGCTTTGTTTactttttaatctatttttataagtacaGGTAGTTCTCTATGAATTTCATTCAGAAAGAACTGAACTGCAaggtattttaatcttttacttTCACTGTTCCACTCATCACGGTGAGTCAAACAAGAATAAGTCATAGATCTTCTTTAAAATCCAAGCAAAAGTGCTTTAAAAGAGATCATCTAGAAGAGTAACTGTGAGGCTTAAAGACAAAGATCTTACAGCATCCTTAAATGCTAAAAATACTTCTTCAGGCAAGTAGGCATATGTTGTACCACTATCCAAGACGGTTCCATGTTTTCCATCAAAGACCCTTGGATTTAGCAACAATGGCTTCCCCGCAACATGTATGTTCTTCAAATCGATATTGTAGTATGGACTGTTGCCATCCCGAAACTAGAGTAAATGTATGAGATGTATCAAATGTATTTGTTAGGAAAAAATGATGCAGGATGTCTTATAAGACAAAATATACACATAAAGCACCTTCGTACAGGGTCTGAGTCGGTAAACACCATGTCTGTTGGGGGAGAAATACCGCCAAGAACCATGGCACCCCCACCAACATCCATTCCACCATAGCATAACGAGAAGGAATCACTAACCACACCCTTGTCAACAAGCTGGTCCACTAAACTAAGATCACCACGGCCCAAGCCCATGATTCCATCAGCTCGTTGACTAAAAAGATCCCCAGTTTCCTCATTCTCACAGCCGAAAACAGCACGCTGCGGCTCAAGATTGCTTAAACTGCCAAAGGATACAACATCCTCACCAAGAACACCGCTGCTACTACTCATTTCAGCATATTGTCTCTCGTACACACATTGCACCTTCTCATTGTCACAGTTGCAATCCAAATTGCATTTCACAGGCTGGTAGGTGCTCGACAATTCTGGCTGGAACTTTGGATCCTGATGAGACAAAATATTACTCTCAAAACCAGTACACATATGAGTTCTCCAGTTGATAATGTAACCCAAATTGCTTAAAGTAACAAATGATGGGAGTTAATGTGATGGAAAATGGCAGAGTATAAATAAGAAACAAACTTGAGTGATTGATATTAACATAGCCAGATCAAACTAATAGTTTCTTTTTGTcccaatatattatatcaaatctcTCCACCAACAAGTcggatataaattaaattatttactaaaCATATTGCATCCTCCGTCTCGCTCAACACAAATCTACGCCCACACCCAAGTATTTTGTCTCTGTTTTCAAATGcgtttgtttttctaaattatctGAATTGCATCAGCTCCAAAACAGCCACAagtctaaacaaataaaaaaggagaataagagaataaaatcacgATTGAGAAGTCTTAGACCTGGTGCGTGCCACACTGTTGGCAACTAGAGCAGGGGACATAGGTGACAGTGCTCCCCGTATCAACGATAAGGGCAAATCTCTGAGGTGGAGTCCCGATCCAAAGCCGTGTCGTGTAGTACCTACAAACGCATTCTCGGTCCAAACCAACCAATCAAAACCACAGAACACAAGGATcactgggaaaaaaaaaaaagggaaaacgAAGAAAATGGGAAGGAGAAAAATACCCGCGGAGAAGGAGATCATCGTAGAGTCCCATCCGAGCATTGGATCGCTGGAGGAGGCGACGGGGACCGGAGGAGGTTCTGGAAGCGTTTGGAGGAGAAAGAAAGAGCGGTAAGAGCATGGCGGGGAGGGACCCAGCGTGAGGCGGGGGGAGGAGGAGTGACGCAGAGGGAGATGATTGGGCGAGAGAGACGACGGTAAAGAAGCTGAAGGTGATAAGGAGGTAGCTGAATGCTCTCGCCATTTGGGTAGCCAGCTCGGGCGATTCCTTCGAAAATGATGGAGATCCAGAGTGCAAAGGAAATGCCAGGGGGATGAGTGAACAAAACGGTAGCTCCTTGTGTGAGCATGAGGCCGGGAGGGAGGGAAGTCAGGGCGAACCGAAAATTACgtaatatttgttgttgttttttttttttttttcctgatctattttactttcattattttaacttatttaattttatgctGTTAGGTAgttaatttggaaaaatatttatttttcgttatttaattataataatttttttttctttatgtgacatcaaataatttaaaaaaataataaataaatattttattatttaatggtaTAACAAGAATGAAGAAAtgttaataagtaaaaaataacttGAGTAATTACACCTCTAATTCATGTCAAGAAACATGAGATCAGATTTTTGTAGTAATTTCTCATTTGTTCTTCCAAGTTATTAAGGGCTTATTTGGATATAGCAACCATtacatttcatcttatcttatcattacaatttttttaaattctcacataaaatataataaataattcaatatttttaaatcttaaaataataataatattaaaaaataatattttattcaactcatctaaattattatatctcatctcactatccaaaccaaccAAAAGATGAGATCTTGGGatgttttccttttaattattatttttttagctaTGAGGAATGTTGGTGGATTTGCGCAATCAAAGTAGGTATCCGtcagcttaaaaaaaaaaaagtaagaattaGGATGAGATGGCATC is a window from the Juglans regia cultivar Chandler chromosome 7, Walnut 2.0, whole genome shotgun sequence genome containing:
- the LOC109013882 gene encoding aspartic proteinase-like protein 2 isoform X1; protein product: MARAFSYLLITFSFFTVVSLAQSSPSASLLLPPPHAGSLPAMLLPLFLSPPNASRTSSGPRRLLQRSNARMGLYDDLLLRGYYTTRLWIGTPPQRFALIVDTGSTVTYVPCSSCQQCGTHQDPKFQPELSSTYQPVKCNLDCNCDNEKVQCVYERQYAEMSSSSGVLGEDVVSFGSLSNLEPQRAVFGCENEETGDLFSQRADGIMGLGRGDLSLVDQLVDKGVVSDSFSLCYGGMDVGGGAMVLGGISPPTDMVFTDSDPFRDGNSPYYNIDLKNIHVAGKPLLLNPRVFDGKHGTVLDSGTTYAYLPEEVFLAFKDAIMKELHSLQKIRGPDPNYNDICFSGAGSDVLELSKTFPAVDMVFSNGQKLSLSPENYLFRHSKEHGAYCLGVFQNGKDPTTLLGGIVVRNTLVTYDREHSKIGFWKTNCSELWERLHKSGAPPPMPSAPNGKNSTAEIPPTLAPTKAPHYVLPGELQIGEITFDIIFNVSYSDLEHHITELAKFIADDLEVNPSQVHLLNFTPNGNDSLIRWAIFPADSSNYISNATAMNMIARFAEHQVELPGTFGSYKLVRWSIEPLAKRTWWQQNYPIVLIAIIGTLLIGLSASGMWFIYRNRQQKLTAYKPVNAAVPEQELQPI
- the LOC109013882 gene encoding aspartic proteinase-like protein 2 isoform X2, producing MARAFSYLLITFSFFTVVSLAQSSPSASLLLPPPHAGSLPAMLLPLFLSPPNASRTSSGPRRLLQRSNARMGLYDDLLLRGYYTTRLWIGTPPQRFALIVDTGSTVTYVPCSSCQQCGTHQDPKFQPELSSTYQPVKCNLDCNCDNEKVQCVYERQYAEMSSSSGVLGEDVVSFGSLSNLEPQRAVFGCENEETGDLFSQRADGIMGLGRGDLSLVDQLVDKGVVSDSFSLCYGGMDVGGGAMVLGGISPPTDMVFTDSDPVRSPYYNIDLKNIHVAGKPLLLNPRVFDGKHGTVLDSGTTYAYLPEEVFLAFKDAIMKELHSLQKIRGPDPNYNDICFSGAGSDVLELSKTFPAVDMVFSNGQKLSLSPENYLFRHSKEHGAYCLGVFQNGKDPTTLLGGIVVRNTLVTYDREHSKIGFWKTNCSELWERLHKSGAPPPMPSAPNGKNSTAEIPPTLAPTKAPHYVLPGELQIGEITFDIIFNVSYSDLEHHITELAKFIADDLEVNPSQVHLLNFTPNGNDSLIRWAIFPADSSNYISNATAMNMIARFAEHQVELPGTFGSYKLVRWSIEPLAKRTWWQQNYPIVLIAIIGTLLIGLSASGMWFIYRNRQQKLTAYKPVNAAVPEQELQPI